The Spirosoma foliorum genome has a window encoding:
- a CDS encoding DUF6371 domain-containing protein: MVTSALRYQLPKKAVKSDCPDCGPKHRRTLSRYVDTRTNEPLPEPYGRCDRESNCGYHLSPYYKGASGISYADHVYEQWKVDNSTDLRPVGSSISKYRAHSMNNPQPKVAPIHCIPNDVFASTVGLYERNQLAILLQEHFGAKVSQELLSRFQIGTSAYWPGACVFWLKDERGRIRGGQVVLFDSTGHTAKRTGPDGKSKRCTSWVHTALATRYDQNKLPRPAWLTDYIDNANKFPIPFGLNQLLMAEKGQAVAIVESPKTAIICTPYFPEFIWMAIGGLSYLNSERLSPLRARKLVLFPDASAEGRAFEQWWNRAEQLRGQGFSVTVSDYLEKLATDEEKLAGLDLADYLLEQWKGYPPDWDTTEKGVDQSTGSAQ; encoded by the coding sequence ATGGTAACCTCCGCATTACGCTATCAGCTGCCTAAGAAAGCAGTCAAATCGGATTGCCCGGATTGCGGACCAAAGCACCGGCGGACGCTCAGCCGGTACGTTGATACCCGAACCAATGAGCCGCTACCTGAACCCTATGGCCGTTGCGATCGGGAAAGCAATTGTGGCTATCACCTTTCCCCCTATTACAAAGGGGCATCCGGCATTAGTTATGCCGATCATGTTTATGAGCAGTGGAAAGTGGATAACTCAACAGACCTACGTCCAGTAGGCTCCTCAATTAGTAAGTATCGAGCACATTCTATGAATAACCCTCAGCCTAAAGTAGCCCCTATTCACTGTATTCCTAATGATGTATTTGCCTCGACCGTTGGTCTTTATGAACGCAATCAACTGGCCATACTTCTGCAGGAACATTTCGGCGCGAAAGTATCCCAGGAATTACTAAGCCGGTTCCAGATCGGCACGTCGGCCTATTGGCCTGGCGCCTGCGTATTCTGGCTGAAGGATGAGCGGGGGCGCATACGAGGAGGTCAGGTAGTTCTGTTCGATTCTACTGGCCACACAGCAAAGCGGACAGGACCGGATGGTAAAAGTAAGCGCTGTACGAGTTGGGTTCATACCGCATTGGCCACTCGTTACGATCAGAATAAGCTGCCACGCCCGGCGTGGTTAACCGACTACATCGATAACGCCAATAAGTTTCCAATCCCCTTTGGGTTGAATCAACTCCTGATGGCTGAAAAGGGTCAGGCAGTAGCAATCGTCGAGAGTCCAAAAACGGCTATCATTTGTACGCCTTACTTCCCGGAATTTATCTGGATGGCCATTGGTGGCCTTTCCTATCTGAACAGTGAAAGGTTATCACCATTGAGAGCTCGTAAACTCGTCCTCTTTCCTGATGCCTCAGCCGAGGGCCGGGCGTTTGAGCAGTGGTGGAATCGAGCCGAGCAGCTACGCGGACAGGGCTTTAGTGTAACCGTGTCGGATTACCTGGAGAAGCTAGCCACCGATGAGGAGAAGTTAGCTGGCTTGGATCTGGCAGATTATCTATTAGAGCAATGGAAAGGCTACCCGCCTGACTGGGATACTACTGAGAAAGGGGTAGATCAGTCGACGGGGAGTGCTCAATAA
- a CDS encoding DUF5681 domain-containing protein, producing the protein MDRKGRNGGILHSYEKGQSGNPKGRPPKNRNLISQILQELGNDWEDLEITIIGRSEGNRPFFYQSLYSTQGEQTFNAVIAAQLMVRCMAGDIDAIKIVLDRTEGRVRPPMKLDSGESSKPIIVIEHSPSTDLPLSQ; encoded by the coding sequence ATGGATCGAAAAGGCCGAAATGGGGGAATACTTCATAGTTATGAAAAAGGGCAATCCGGGAACCCAAAGGGACGGCCGCCCAAAAACCGTAATCTTATCTCGCAAATACTCCAGGAGTTGGGTAACGATTGGGAAGACTTGGAAATAACAATCATTGGCCGCTCAGAAGGTAATCGGCCATTTTTCTATCAAAGTCTTTACTCAACCCAAGGCGAACAAACATTTAATGCGGTTATCGCGGCTCAATTAATGGTGCGCTGTATGGCTGGCGATATCGATGCCATTAAAATTGTGCTCGATCGCACGGAAGGACGGGTACGTCCACCCATGAAGTTAGACAGTGGCGAATCATCAAAACCTATCATTGTTATTGAGCACTCCCCGTCGACTGATCTACCCCTTTCTCAGTAG
- a CDS encoding AAA family ATPase: protein MSQKKLNPNTSLNGIQPPEVTDKPKSPQVEVECLKQHMVALGDEVNKMPDPAIDKSGPIDYRALGESLRIFPDEEIVKPQVCLSIQQDDRTDTWATLGNFSLIIGKTKSRKTFAVSIAVAAALRRDLTLGRFMSSFDEDKRNVLYFDTEQGRYHALKVVKRICRLAEQPSPTNLFVYPLRSLSTQQRLGFIRWHIYNTDNVGLVVIDGIRDTIVDINDNAEATERTDDLMRWSAELGVHIITVLHMNKGNDHARGTIGTELQNKAESIITIVVDPNDKSLSVVTAEDTRERKFEPFAFSIDETGLPYLVDGAITAASIPSRAKKPTVDTMKPQDVAAIVRRAFSNDEYLRYAQLRTNIVEASEFIGIPLAKSRSEEFIRRVETLGYINKLRAPSHRYDVYKVNLQNLPL from the coding sequence GAAGTTACGGATAAGCCTAAGTCACCACAAGTTGAGGTTGAGTGCCTTAAACAACACATGGTTGCGCTTGGCGATGAGGTCAACAAAATGCCAGATCCCGCCATTGATAAGTCTGGGCCCATAGATTATAGAGCGCTAGGCGAATCGTTGCGAATTTTTCCGGATGAGGAAATTGTCAAACCACAAGTCTGCCTTTCCATACAGCAGGATGATCGAACGGATACCTGGGCAACGCTGGGCAACTTCTCGCTTATTATTGGTAAGACTAAAAGTCGAAAAACATTTGCTGTTAGCATTGCAGTTGCTGCAGCTCTACGTCGTGATTTAACCTTAGGCCGATTTATGAGCTCATTCGACGAGGATAAACGGAATGTCCTCTATTTCGATACTGAGCAGGGCCGCTACCATGCTCTTAAGGTGGTCAAGCGAATTTGCCGACTGGCTGAACAGCCTTCGCCCACTAACCTCTTCGTCTATCCGCTACGCTCCTTATCAACGCAACAACGATTAGGTTTTATTAGGTGGCATATCTACAATACGGACAATGTAGGCTTGGTGGTAATTGATGGTATTCGGGACACGATAGTCGATATCAATGATAATGCTGAAGCTACTGAGCGAACGGATGACCTAATGCGATGGTCGGCGGAACTCGGCGTGCATATCATCACGGTATTGCATATGAACAAGGGCAATGACCACGCCAGGGGAACAATTGGCACTGAGCTTCAAAATAAGGCCGAATCAATAATTACAATCGTCGTTGATCCAAATGACAAAAGCTTATCTGTAGTTACCGCTGAGGACACCCGAGAGAGAAAGTTTGAGCCGTTCGCCTTCTCGATCGACGAGACCGGCTTGCCTTATCTGGTCGATGGTGCGATAACGGCGGCAAGTATACCGTCAAGAGCCAAAAAGCCGACGGTAGATACTATGAAACCTCAGGACGTAGCTGCTATCGTCAGGCGAGCTTTTTCAAATGATGAATACTTAAGATATGCCCAGTTGAGAACCAACATCGTTGAAGCGTCGGAATTTATTGGTATTCCTCTGGCAAAGTCGAGATCTGAGGAATTTATCCGTCGGGTCGAAACTCTTGGCTACATAAACAAACTCCGAGCCCCATCCCATCGATATGATGTCTATAAAGTCAACCTTCAAAACCTACCACTTTAA